One part of the Aliivibrio fischeri ATCC 7744 = JCM 18803 = DSM 507 genome encodes these proteins:
- a CDS encoding outer membrane lipoprotein-sorting protein, translating to MKKKIKLIIKIVLFFAFVGVVGHVFAAEPMSADKVVAKSDQQMRGKSSYSEITMNIIRPDWTRSMSMKSWTKEQNLSLVLITGPAKDKGSASLKRDKEMWSWIPSIERVIKIAPSMLGQSWMGSDFTNDDLINQSSIVVDYDHKFVKEETIDGDKTWVIDAIAKPDAPVVWSKVRLWISQKTFIQRKVESYDEFDELVNTMTTYDIQEMGNRMIATRMVMIPADKPENKTEMITHKAQFNFLINDEFFSQMQMKALRY from the coding sequence ATGAAAAAGAAAATTAAATTAATTATAAAAATCGTATTGTTTTTTGCATTTGTTGGTGTCGTTGGGCATGTGTTCGCCGCAGAGCCCATGTCGGCGGATAAAGTCGTTGCAAAATCAGATCAGCAAATGCGTGGTAAATCGAGTTATTCAGAAATTACGATGAATATCATTCGTCCCGATTGGACTCGTAGTATGAGTATGAAAAGCTGGACGAAAGAGCAAAACCTTTCTTTAGTATTAATCACAGGTCCCGCAAAAGATAAAGGTAGCGCATCTCTTAAGCGTGATAAAGAGATGTGGAGCTGGATCCCCAGTATTGAACGAGTAATAAAAATTGCCCCGTCGATGCTTGGACAATCTTGGATGGGTTCAGACTTCACCAATGATGATTTGATTAACCAATCTTCGATCGTCGTGGATTATGATCATAAGTTCGTAAAAGAAGAGACCATTGATGGTGATAAAACGTGGGTCATTGATGCCATAGCAAAGCCTGATGCACCCGTAGTATGGAGTAAGGTTCGTCTTTGGATATCTCAAAAAACGTTTATTCAACGTAAAGTTGAGTCTTATGATGAGTTTGATGAACTAGTAAATACGATGACGACTTACGATATCCAAGAAATGGGCAATCGCATGATAGCAACAAGAATGGTCATGATCCCTGCAGATAAGCCTGAAAATAAAACTGAAATGATCACTCATAAAGCGCAGTTTAACTTCTTAATCAATGATGAATTCTTCTCTCAAATGCAAATGAAGGCATTACGATACTAA
- a CDS encoding DnaJ C-terminal domain-containing protein yields MSKRDYYEVLGVSKSSTEKEIKKAYKRLAMKYHPDKNQGDAQAADKFKEIKEAYEVLTDPDKRGQYDDFGHAAFQNGGNGGFGGGHSQGFGGFEDIFGGAFGGRSRGGFGSGGFEDMFSQHRQPRAQKGQDRQFNLTVDFADAIKGCEQVIELPVNGVNKKINVKVPAGIEDGEKIRFAGKGESGINGGPAGDLLIQINTRPHATLKRDGNDLICPVTTDFVTAALGGEVEIQTLESRFKLKVPAGTQNGRKFRMKEKGVKSRKGVTGDLLVEITVATPTNLTEEQKTLLMKFKEIA; encoded by the coding sequence ATGTCTAAACGTGATTATTATGAAGTCCTTGGTGTTTCTAAAAGCAGCACAGAAAAAGAGATTAAAAAAGCATATAAACGTCTTGCGATGAAATACCACCCAGATAAAAATCAGGGTGATGCTCAAGCCGCTGATAAGTTTAAAGAAATTAAAGAAGCTTATGAAGTTCTAACCGATCCAGATAAGCGTGGTCAGTATGATGACTTTGGTCATGCAGCATTCCAAAATGGCGGTAACGGTGGTTTTGGTGGCGGCCATAGCCAAGGTTTTGGTGGGTTTGAAGATATTTTTGGCGGCGCATTTGGTGGCCGTTCTCGTGGCGGTTTTGGTAGTGGTGGATTTGAGGATATGTTCTCTCAACATCGTCAACCACGAGCGCAAAAAGGACAAGATCGTCAGTTTAATTTAACCGTTGATTTTGCTGATGCAATTAAAGGTTGCGAGCAGGTCATTGAATTGCCAGTGAATGGCGTAAATAAAAAGATCAATGTAAAAGTACCAGCAGGTATTGAAGACGGTGAAAAGATCCGTTTTGCGGGTAAAGGTGAATCAGGTATTAACGGTGGCCCAGCAGGGGATCTACTGATCCAAATTAATACTCGACCACACGCAACATTAAAACGTGATGGAAATGATTTAATTTGTCCTGTGACAACGGATTTTGTTACTGCAGCTTTAGGTGGTGAAGTTGAAATTCAGACTTTAGAGAGTCGTTTTAAACTAAAAGTACCAGCAGGAACACAAAACGGTCGTAAATTCCGCATGAAAGAAAAAGGTGTGAAAAGCCGTAAAGGTGTAACGGGTGATTTATTAGTTGAAATTACCGTAGCAACACCAACAAATTTAACGGAAGAGCAGAAAACATTGCTCATGAAGTTTAAAGAAATCGCATAA
- a CDS encoding ABC transporter permease: MLIKLAWRNLWRQKRRTILTASALALALLLSLLMRSIQEGSYTANIENAARLSTGLIQLQNPEFKETQSIDDLLPMSDDFIAPTKQQPNIQFTLPRIETFSLAAAKDKSKGVLVVGVDPQPENTYSSLADKVVQGAYFTATDKSVLLSEGLARYFQLNVGDEIVLYGQGYRGQTAAGLYVIKGIVHFPMPDLNNQLIYLPIQEAAQLFSTENQVTSWVLHTRDFSLLPQTVEQLQKGYGQAVSVRPWNDLSPEMEQQIQIDRVSGIIMMYILYGIVGFGLFATLLMMTLERQREFGVMLATGMVRFRLLKLLVIESFFIGLLGILLGLVIAIPVLGYLYINPITLTGDTAKAMLEMGYDPVIPVLISGWLFINQMLIVTGLLLLCLIYPLWRVYHLDIVTALKGGSHAT, translated from the coding sequence ATGCTTATTAAATTAGCTTGGCGAAACCTATGGCGACAGAAAAGAAGAACGATATTAACGGCCTCTGCATTAGCCTTGGCCTTATTACTTTCGTTGTTGATGCGTAGCATTCAAGAGGGGAGTTATACAGCAAATATCGAGAATGCCGCACGCTTATCAACTGGTCTTATTCAACTGCAAAACCCCGAATTCAAAGAAACGCAAAGTATTGATGATTTGTTGCCAATGAGTGACGACTTCATCGCCCCCACTAAGCAACAACCGAATATCCAATTTACCTTACCTCGAATAGAAACGTTTTCACTTGCGGCAGCAAAAGATAAGTCCAAAGGTGTATTGGTTGTTGGTGTCGATCCTCAACCTGAAAATACCTATTCATCTCTGGCAGATAAAGTGGTGCAAGGAGCGTATTTTACCGCAACGGATAAATCGGTATTGTTATCAGAAGGACTGGCGAGATATTTTCAGTTAAATGTAGGGGATGAAATTGTTCTCTATGGGCAAGGTTATCGAGGGCAAACTGCAGCAGGCTTATATGTAATAAAAGGCATTGTTCACTTTCCAATGCCAGATCTCAATAACCAATTAATCTACCTTCCGATTCAAGAAGCGGCGCAGCTCTTTAGTACTGAGAATCAGGTAACGTCATGGGTATTACATACACGTGATTTTTCTTTACTACCACAAACGGTTGAGCAATTACAAAAAGGATATGGGCAAGCTGTGTCTGTACGTCCATGGAACGATCTCAGCCCTGAAATGGAGCAGCAAATTCAAATTGATAGAGTGAGCGGTATCATCATGATGTACATTTTATATGGCATTGTGGGCTTTGGTTTGTTCGCCACATTATTAATGATGACCCTTGAAAGACAACGTGAATTTGGTGTGATGTTAGCGACGGGAATGGTTCGATTTCGATTATTAAAGCTATTAGTGATTGAATCTTTCTTTATTGGCTTATTAGGTATTCTTTTAGGCTTAGTTATCGCTATTCCGGTGCTTGGTTATCTCTATATCAACCCAATTACATTAACGGGTGACACCGCCAAAGCCATGCTTGAAATGGGGTACGATCCTGTTATTCCAGTATTAATCAGTGGGTGGCTTTTTATAAACCAAATGTTGATTGTTACAGGCTTACTTCTTTTATGCCTAATATATCCATTATGGCGTGTTTATCATCTCGATATTGTTACCGCATTAAAAGGAGGTTCTCATGCTACTTAA
- a CDS encoding methyltransferase family protein translates to MCSKLELKVPPPLVMLLLMGTVFLFDRLLPFQIFYIPTLTVTLSIMFVVLGAVISLSGVREFKRAQTTVNPLKPENSSSLVDSGIYQYTRNPMYLGFLLILISSVIYTQHPLGLVSALLFVTYMNRYQIEPEERALVKIFGDEFKLYAEQVNRWF, encoded by the coding sequence ATGTGTTCTAAGCTTGAGTTAAAAGTACCGCCACCTCTTGTTATGTTGTTATTAATGGGAACCGTTTTTCTCTTTGATAGGTTACTTCCTTTCCAAATTTTCTATATACCAACCCTCACGGTAACATTGAGCATTATGTTTGTCGTTCTTGGCGCTGTGATTTCATTATCGGGTGTCCGAGAATTTAAACGTGCACAAACAACGGTTAACCCTTTAAAACCAGAAAACAGCTCATCTCTTGTCGATTCAGGTATCTATCAATACACACGTAACCCTATGTATCTTGGATTTTTATTAATATTAATAAGTTCAGTTATTTACACTCAACATCCGCTAGGTCTGGTCAGTGCTCTTTTATTTGTTACTTATATGAATCGTTATCAAATTGAACCAGAAGAAAGAGCGCTGGTGAAAATATTTGGTGATGAATTCAAATTGTATGCTGAGCAAGTTAACCGTTGGTTTTGA
- the murQ gene encoding N-acetylmuramic acid 6-phosphate etherase encodes MKIDLTTLVTESRNKASENIDVLSTVEMLTVINQEDQKVALAVEAILPQIADVVDAIAVAFQSGGRLIYTGAGTSGRLGILDASECPPTYGSNPDLVVGLIAGGHKAILKAVENAEDNRELGASDLQDLGLNEKDVLVGIAASGRTPYVLGAMEYAKSVGATVATLSCNPNSPMTELADINMTPVVGPEVVTGSSRMKAGTAQKLVLNMLTTGAMIRTGKVFGNLMVDVEATNAKLVQRQKNIVIEATGCSEVEASEALSQCENHCKTAILMVLSGLDAQSAKAKLAQHNGFIRNALSD; translated from the coding sequence ATGAAAATCGATTTAACAACATTAGTAACAGAGAGCCGTAACAAAGCGAGTGAAAATATTGATGTGTTATCAACGGTAGAAATGCTAACCGTTATTAACCAAGAAGATCAAAAAGTCGCATTGGCTGTTGAAGCGATTCTTCCTCAAATTGCAGATGTTGTTGATGCCATTGCCGTTGCTTTTCAATCTGGCGGTCGTTTGATTTATACCGGTGCAGGTACTTCAGGGCGCTTAGGTATTTTGGATGCGAGTGAATGTCCTCCAACGTATGGTTCAAACCCTGATTTAGTTGTTGGCTTAATTGCTGGTGGTCACAAAGCGATTTTAAAAGCGGTTGAGAATGCTGAAGACAACCGTGAACTAGGTGCATCGGATCTACAAGATCTCGGTCTTAATGAGAAAGACGTTTTAGTTGGTATTGCGGCAAGTGGCCGAACACCTTATGTACTTGGTGCGATGGAATATGCGAAATCAGTAGGTGCAACGGTTGCGACACTAAGCTGTAATCCAAATAGCCCAATGACAGAGCTTGCAGATATTAACATGACACCTGTTGTAGGCCCTGAAGTGGTTACAGGCTCTTCTCGAATGAAGGCGGGCACAGCACAAAAATTAGTGCTGAATATGCTAACAACAGGAGCGATGATCCGTACTGGTAAAGTATTTGGAAACCTAATGGTTGACGTAGAAGCAACCAATGCAAAATTAGTTCAACGACAAAAAAATATTGTGATTGAAGCAACAGGTTGCTCAGAAGTCGAAGCTTCAGAAGCGTTATCTCAATGTGAGAATCACTGTAAAACCGCCATTTTAATGGTCTTGTCAGGGTTAGATGCACAAAGTGCGAAAGCTAAATTAGCACAACATAATGGCTTTATTCGAAATGCACTTTCAGACTAG
- a CDS encoding HNH nuclease YajD has product MSSDFYGTSATYARQESGYREKALKLYPWVCGNCAREFVYSNLRELTVHHKDHDHTNNPSDGSNWELLCLFCHDHEHSKYTEHDQYGTEIRAGEDDHKAATHNPFADLKAMMKK; this is encoded by the coding sequence ATGTCATCTGATTTTTATGGCACTAGTGCCACTTACGCTCGCCAAGAAAGTGGTTATCGTGAAAAAGCACTAAAATTATACCCTTGGGTTTGTGGCAATTGTGCTCGTGAATTTGTTTATTCAAATCTTCGTGAATTAACGGTTCACCATAAAGATCACGATCATACTAATAACCCAAGTGACGGCAGCAACTGGGAATTACTGTGTCTTTTCTGCCATGATCATGAACACTCTAAATACACTGAACATGATCAATACGGCACTGAAATTAGAGCTGGTGAAGATGACCATAAAGCAGCAACACACAATCCATTTGCTGATCTAAAAGCAATGATGAAAAAATAA
- a CDS encoding LysR family transcriptional regulator, which translates to MNSIFGSIDDLFLFCKVAQLGSQQSAAKELKVPVSTVSRRISSMEEKLGVRLLEKRGRELVPTETGKHYYQLLESQFSDLESNCHQLNEHIDEVTGMIRLSLPYRFYHHYVRDLIVDFLLEYPKTQIEINLCAEDTLPATDRDLVLTFDISRADGMIARPLFLAKHGVFVTKSYWENNQTKNIEELDWIRLNDQKNLTYTDEKQILKEIHVRPRLEVNDLDQVLHAAIKGLGAARLPVHLVTSDMDLVEIFPDYSFPPRQSYLVYKQRKYQPKALTILVERIISAMER; encoded by the coding sequence GTGAATTCCATATTTGGAAGTATTGATGATTTGTTTCTCTTCTGTAAAGTGGCTCAACTTGGGTCACAACAAAGTGCAGCGAAAGAGCTGAAAGTGCCTGTTTCAACGGTTTCACGCAGGATTTCATCTATGGAAGAGAAGTTAGGCGTTCGCTTATTAGAGAAAAGGGGACGAGAACTCGTACCAACAGAAACAGGGAAACACTATTATCAATTGCTTGAGAGTCAGTTTTCAGACTTAGAAAGTAACTGTCATCAACTTAATGAGCACATTGATGAAGTGACAGGGATGATCCGTTTATCTTTACCATATCGATTCTATCATCATTACGTTCGTGATTTGATCGTGGATTTTTTATTGGAATACCCAAAGACGCAAATTGAAATCAATCTATGTGCAGAAGATACATTACCAGCCACAGATCGAGATTTGGTACTGACTTTTGATATTAGCAGAGCCGATGGAATGATAGCTCGCCCTCTGTTTTTAGCAAAGCATGGTGTATTTGTGACGAAATCTTATTGGGAAAATAATCAAACAAAGAATATTGAAGAGTTAGATTGGATTCGATTGAATGATCAAAAAAATCTGACTTATACCGATGAGAAGCAAATCTTAAAGGAAATACATGTGCGTCCTAGGTTAGAGGTGAATGATCTTGACCAAGTTCTTCATGCTGCAATCAAAGGACTAGGGGCAGCTCGATTACCAGTGCATCTTGTTACTTCTGATATGGACTTAGTTGAGATCTTTCCTGATTATTCGTTTCCACCAAGGCAATCGTATTTAGTATATAAACAACGAAAATATCAACCTAAAGCATTAACGATTCTAGTAGAGCGGATTATTAGCGCGATGGAACGATAA
- a CDS encoding 1-aminocyclopropane-1-carboxylate deaminase/D-cysteine desulfhydrase yields MKIENSPVTQHDFNGTRFYLKRDDLLHPQFSGNKARKFMGLLESEFQNIKTIIGYGSPQANSLYSMAALAKLKQWHLHFYVDHIPSYLKENPIGNYRAALELGAKIIPLNKLEHAKDDDGSTTSSAEYICKIRQPKEDEIYIPEGGRCRLAESGVQKLAEEVLAWKKEENIEHLTVALPSGTGTTALFLHKHLKPHDVKVITCSCVGGDEYLEKQFYQLGETDFPEVLTPEKKHHFGKLYRENYEIWKELYQQTQVEFELLYDPLMWRCLTEWLPKNTDQTLMYIHQGGLLGNESMLPRYKRKFD; encoded by the coding sequence ATGAAGATCGAAAACAGTCCTGTAACACAACATGACTTTAATGGTACGCGCTTTTATCTAAAACGTGATGACCTACTCCACCCTCAATTCTCAGGTAACAAAGCTCGAAAATTCATGGGGCTGCTAGAGAGTGAATTCCAAAACATAAAAACCATCATTGGCTATGGTTCTCCGCAAGCAAATTCCTTATATTCGATGGCTGCACTGGCTAAATTAAAGCAGTGGCATCTTCATTTTTATGTGGATCATATCCCATCCTATTTAAAAGAGAATCCAATTGGTAATTATCGAGCGGCTTTAGAGTTAGGCGCTAAGATCATTCCTCTAAATAAGTTAGAACACGCTAAAGACGACGATGGTTCTACTACTTCATCTGCTGAATACATTTGCAAGATACGACAACCAAAAGAAGATGAAATTTATATTCCTGAAGGTGGCCGCTGCCGTTTAGCTGAAAGTGGTGTCCAAAAGCTAGCAGAAGAAGTATTAGCCTGGAAAAAAGAAGAAAATATAGAGCACCTAACCGTCGCATTACCATCAGGAACAGGAACCACCGCACTATTTTTACATAAACACTTAAAACCTCACGACGTTAAGGTTATTACGTGTTCTTGTGTTGGTGGCGATGAGTATCTTGAAAAACAATTTTATCAATTAGGTGAGACCGATTTCCCTGAAGTTCTGACTCCAGAGAAAAAACACCATTTTGGTAAACTATATCGAGAAAACTACGAGATCTGGAAAGAGCTATACCAACAGACTCAAGTTGAATTCGAGCTATTGTATGACCCTCTTATGTGGCGCTGTTTAACTGAATGGCTACCTAAAAATACTGACCAGACCTTAATGTATATTCACCAAGGTGGATTACTTGGGAATGAAAGTATGCTTCCAAGATACAAACGAAAGTTTGACTAA
- a CDS encoding DUF2798 domain-containing protein, whose translation MSRKQFWVSALLSSVTMALLMSGSMSAIRMGGFSVEWVSAWMNGFTIAWPVAITANLTILPKIREFAAWLCRDKAKSNLDLYQSQ comes from the coding sequence ATGAGTAGAAAACAATTTTGGGTATCCGCCTTACTTTCTTCAGTTACCATGGCACTATTAATGTCTGGTTCTATGTCGGCAATTAGAATGGGAGGATTCAGTGTTGAATGGGTATCAGCATGGATGAATGGCTTTACCATTGCTTGGCCTGTGGCAATTACTGCCAATCTTACCATCCTTCCTAAGATTAGAGAGTTTGCAGCGTGGTTATGTCGTGATAAAGCAAAAAGCAATCTAGACTTATACCAATCACAGTAA
- a CDS encoding ABC transporter ATP-binding protein encodes MTIQIKQLCKTYNQDTEFPVHAVDHLDLTIEQGEFVAVIGPSGSGKTTLLNMLGGIDAVTSGKVSIDNHELTEMDEKQLIEFRRDNIGFIFQDYSLLPVLTALENVEFVMLLQGHEEAECKLRAQQLLKRVGLEDQQHKRPAQLSGGQQQRVAVARALAPRPRFIMADEPTANLDAKSTAELLDIMEALNQEENTTFIFSTHDSRVFERAKRIIVFEDGQLKEDKQQ; translated from the coding sequence ATGACAATTCAAATTAAGCAACTATGTAAAACATACAATCAAGATACAGAGTTTCCAGTTCACGCCGTTGATCATCTTGATCTTACTATTGAGCAGGGAGAGTTTGTTGCTGTTATTGGCCCATCAGGTTCAGGTAAAACCACATTACTTAATATGCTTGGCGGTATTGATGCCGTAACGTCAGGAAAAGTGAGTATTGATAATCATGAATTAACTGAAATGGATGAAAAGCAGCTGATTGAGTTTCGACGAGACAATATAGGCTTTATCTTTCAAGACTACAGCTTATTGCCTGTTTTAACGGCATTAGAGAATGTTGAGTTTGTTATGCTGTTACAGGGTCACGAAGAGGCCGAGTGTAAATTACGAGCACAGCAATTATTAAAACGAGTTGGACTTGAAGATCAACAGCACAAGCGACCAGCTCAATTATCTGGTGGTCAACAACAACGAGTAGCCGTAGCTAGGGCATTAGCCCCACGACCTCGTTTTATTATGGCAGATGAACCAACGGCAAATTTAGATGCAAAGAGCACAGCAGAGCTGTTAGATATTATGGAAGCACTAAACCAAGAAGAGAATACAACGTTTATTTTTTCTACTCATGATTCCCGCGTATTTGAAAGAGCCAAAAGAATCATCGTATTTGAAGATGGCCAATTAAAAGAAGACAAACAACAATAA
- a CDS encoding HAD family hydrolase — MNKKKLCALAVLSGLSFSAMALDCDPNLLPSWQDGASKTAIVNYVDQSTDTSKKTFIPEQDRIAVFDNDGTLWSEKPYYFQLAFALDQVKSMAKEHPEWKTQEPFKSVLNNDIKGVFAGGEKALLDIVTATHSGMTVEEYQQTVAQWLEVAKDPHFNKAYTELTYKPMREMVTYLQDHDFKVYIVSGGGVDFMRTWAPEVYGIPEEQIIGSALKYKYDYNNGNPTVTKLGEILTIDDKAGKVENIQHIIGKKPVLAVGNSDGDHAMMQWATSQPNSMAMIVHHTDEDREWKYDRKSSVGHLDKAMDEANQRNNWYLIDMKNEWCTVY, encoded by the coding sequence ATGAATAAGAAAAAACTCTGTGCCCTAGCAGTCTTATCTGGCTTATCCTTTTCAGCGATGGCTTTAGATTGTGACCCAAACCTACTACCTTCATGGCAAGATGGAGCAAGTAAAACAGCAATCGTAAACTACGTTGATCAATCTACGGATACCTCAAAAAAAACATTTATACCTGAACAAGATCGTATTGCTGTCTTCGATAACGATGGAACATTATGGTCAGAAAAACCTTACTACTTTCAGTTAGCATTCGCACTGGACCAAGTAAAAAGCATGGCAAAAGAACACCCTGAATGGAAAACACAAGAACCATTTAAATCTGTTCTAAATAACGACATTAAAGGCGTGTTTGCTGGTGGTGAAAAGGCTTTACTCGACATAGTTACAGCAACTCACAGCGGCATGACGGTTGAAGAATATCAACAAACTGTCGCACAATGGTTAGAAGTAGCAAAAGACCCACATTTTAATAAAGCCTATACTGAGCTTACTTATAAACCAATGCGTGAAATGGTCACTTACCTACAAGATCATGATTTTAAAGTTTATATCGTTTCTGGCGGTGGCGTGGATTTCATGCGTACATGGGCACCAGAAGTTTATGGCATTCCTGAAGAACAAATCATTGGTAGCGCATTAAAATACAAATACGATTACAACAATGGCAATCCAACAGTCACTAAACTGGGTGAAATCCTGACCATTGATGACAAAGCGGGTAAGGTTGAAAATATTCAACACATCATTGGTAAGAAACCAGTATTAGCGGTTGGTAACTCAGATGGTGACCATGCAATGATGCAATGGGCAACTAGCCAGCCAAATTCAATGGCGATGATCGTTCATCACACTGACGAAGATCGTGAGTGGAAATACGATCGTAAATCAAGTGTTGGCCATTTAGATAAAGCGATGGATGAAGCTAACCAGCGTAATAACTGGTATTTAATCGATATGAAAAATGAGTGGTGTACCGTTTACTAA
- a CDS encoding SIS domain-containing protein has product MNILEKIQNQRSNLSSNGIKILDFILDDPASISSYSSQALAAKVGVSQSSIVKLTQRLGFKGFTAFKLAIIEDLGRKQAILEPERPIHNKINSDDSSLTIAQKLVQEKTHALIATTNAINFSEFELITTLLNQAQRIQIVGIGGSALTAKDLAFKLLKIGMTALTEQDSHVQIATANTLTKQDVQIVISYSGSRKEILMAAQTAMDKGATVIALTSTKKSPLRKLANFCIDTIADERQFRSSSISSRTAQNVITDLLFMTLLQIKSDKAKLLIDEISSTMNRI; this is encoded by the coding sequence ATGAATATTTTAGAAAAGATACAGAACCAAAGAAGCAATTTATCCTCAAATGGGATAAAAATTTTGGACTTTATTCTTGATGATCCAGCTTCAATCAGCTCCTATTCGAGTCAAGCTCTTGCCGCTAAAGTAGGCGTATCGCAATCAAGTATTGTGAAACTTACTCAACGGCTCGGGTTTAAAGGATTTACGGCATTCAAGTTAGCGATTATTGAAGATCTTGGTCGAAAACAAGCCATCCTCGAACCTGAGCGCCCTATCCATAACAAGATCAATAGTGACGACTCCTCCCTGACCATTGCTCAGAAGTTAGTACAAGAAAAAACTCACGCACTGATTGCTACGACAAACGCGATTAATTTCTCTGAATTTGAACTCATCACAACTCTGCTTAACCAAGCGCAACGTATTCAAATTGTGGGGATTGGTGGCTCCGCATTAACAGCGAAAGATCTGGCGTTCAAATTACTGAAAATTGGAATGACAGCACTGACTGAGCAAGATAGTCATGTTCAAATTGCAACGGCGAATACCTTAACCAAACAAGATGTTCAAATCGTTATCTCATATTCTGGTAGCCGAAAAGAAATCCTAATGGCAGCACAAACAGCAATGGATAAAGGGGCAACGGTGATTGCTTTAACAAGTACAAAGAAAAGCCCTCTACGTAAATTGGCTAACTTTTGTATTGATACTATTGCAGATGAAAGACAATTTCGTAGTTCATCCATCTCATCAAGAACCGCTCAGAATGTAATTACCGATTTACTCTTCATGACGTTGTTACAAATAAAAAGTGATAAAGCTAAGCTGTTGATTGATGAAATATCGTCTACTATGAATAGGATCTAA
- a CDS encoding ABC transporter permease gives MLLKLAWRNVWRNKMRTSIMLGAMIFGVVGVILMMGFMSGFIDNMVKNTIQWQTSHIQIHQKNYALNPDINLVIDEEKEITQLLNDSSEVKAWSSRTLVNGMIASARSTRGIKINGINLQMEKKITPLSAHIIDGKWLSATGRNPILVSQKTAERLKLRVGSKVVLTFSDTTGEVTGAAFRVSGIFKTASSTFDDANTYVRKADLQKVGKVFQDHEIAILLNDNTKVEAFRDQLIANIDPDNSVQDWLQLQPILSTMMSSMNAGNQVILVIFIVAMGFGIINILLMSVFERTREFGVLMAVGMKKDRIRYLIILESGFLGLLGGGIGVLLSMLCIAVFNHTGIPLESMAQGLNAFGIDSVLYPSISWHQYAVVFIMVFFVSVCAGLYPAHQIIKKNPVQAMAEKQ, from the coding sequence ATGCTACTTAAATTAGCGTGGCGTAATGTGTGGCGCAATAAAATGAGAACCTCAATTATGCTAGGAGCCATGATATTTGGTGTTGTAGGCGTGATTTTAATGATGGGTTTCATGTCTGGCTTTATTGATAATATGGTGAAAAATACTATTCAGTGGCAGACCAGTCATATTCAAATTCATCAAAAGAATTATGCGTTAAATCCGGATATCAATCTCGTTATTGATGAAGAAAAGGAAATCACTCAGCTATTAAATGATTCCTCAGAAGTGAAAGCATGGTCAAGCCGAACGTTAGTCAACGGCATGATAGCGTCAGCACGAAGTACCAGAGGTATTAAAATCAATGGTATCAATCTTCAAATGGAGAAAAAGATAACCCCGTTATCAGCGCATATCATTGATGGAAAATGGTTAAGTGCAACAGGTCGAAATCCCATTTTAGTATCGCAAAAAACCGCAGAGCGATTAAAACTGCGTGTAGGTTCTAAAGTGGTACTTACTTTTAGTGATACGACAGGTGAAGTGACTGGGGCAGCGTTTCGAGTCAGTGGTATATTTAAAACAGCGTCGAGCACGTTTGATGATGCCAACACTTACGTTCGTAAAGCAGATTTACAGAAAGTCGGAAAAGTATTCCAAGATCATGAAATAGCGATTTTATTAAACGACAATACAAAAGTAGAAGCGTTTAGAGATCAATTAATAGCAAACATAGATCCAGATAATAGTGTGCAAGATTGGCTGCAATTACAGCCTATTTTGTCAACGATGATGAGTTCTATGAATGCTGGTAATCAAGTTATCTTAGTGATTTTTATTGTCGCAATGGGTTTTGGGATCATTAATATTTTGTTGATGTCCGTATTTGAGCGAACTCGAGAGTTTGGTGTTTTGATGGCCGTTGGCATGAAGAAAGATCGGATTCGTTACCTAATCATTTTGGAGTCTGGATTTCTAGGGCTATTAGGTGGAGGGATAGGGGTATTACTGTCCATGTTATGCATAGCGGTGTTCAACCATACAGGTATCCCACTAGAATCCATGGCGCAAGGTCTTAATGCATTCGGTATTGATTCGGTACTTTATCCTAGTATTTCATGGCATCAATACGCAGTGGTATTCATTATGGTCTTCTTTGTTAGCGTGTGTGCAGGCCTGTATCCAGCACACCAGATCATTAAAAAGAATCCTGTTCAAGCAATGGCAGAAAAGCAATAA